The DNA sequence tttaatgatGGCTCAAAAacgtttttcataaaatataggcttctataaaaaaattctaattttcaacactttttaaatttttttaataaatatataagaattctgcttttcaacattttaaatgctatataggcttttataaaaaatattatgcctCTAAAcccatacttaaaaaaaaaaaaaaaaaaaaaagagggttgAACCCAGAATCCGGGTTTTAAAAAACTCGGATTCATTCGGGCTTCGGCCCGTGTTTGATTTGGGTTAAATTGATCCTAGTTTTGGGCCAGATTTGAAATCCGGATTCCGGTCTGGATATACCCAGATTTCCTGGTTGGAACCCAACTGAACAGTTCTAACTTTAACGTATTAAATGTTgtgttaatataatatttttatagatgATATAAATGGATGATGAcattctaatattttaatttcttttcaaggttaatatttgtataaatgatatttaaaactaGACCCACAATAAACGCTATAATgtacaaaattttattggatGGATATTAATAAAGCATTCGTATAAACGATAGATGTTTGATGAAattctagtattttttttttattaattgcgTATCAAATTTTAGCGTATTGAATTATGAAattctaataaatattttttttttcaatttatttatttttgaactcTATACAAATAACGTTATAAtatcaatcattttaaaattgttcCTATAAATGATAACTGTTAGCGTCAAAACTTCTTATTTAAATGTCTAAAATTAACGTATTGAATGCTGTATTAATATAGTATTTTTACAGATGATAAACAGataataaaattctaatattttaatttcttttacatgttaatatttgtataaatgatatttaaaactaGACAATAAACGCTGTACTGCTGGGTAAGTTTTGATTCTGACCTGTGGCCCTAATTTTAGTTGAGATTACATGGGGACCTAATAATTTTGACTTCTGCATGAGAATCCCCTAGGTGAAAATTATTATtgtctctttgtttatctttgCTAATGCATTTTGCACATTATCTCCCGTACTAATGTCACATAAGTACCAACGCAAGTTTCTGGACAAGAGCTGAGAACAAGAAAACTTCATTTCCATGAGCATGAACCCAGGGGAAGTAGAGCCATATACCCTGCTCTGGATGAAGATGACATGAATAGACTTTGGTACTGGAAAGGAACAACgatctttttttaaatgatttgagATTCATACAGAAGAAACTAAATTACAATTTCTATCTACTTCCTTCACCTAGACTTAGTCTTGGTCTTCATCTGAAATTTGGGTCTAGAATCATACTCTAATGGGGATGGAATGGAAAGGAATGAGCTGATTCTTGTCAGATAAGCATCTTCAAGTCGGAGAGATCATCCATCGGTATTTCAAGACCTATGGAATCAAGGTCTTGCAAGCCATCTTCATCAAAGTCCAACCAGGAGCTGAAATCTTGATGTCCATCTACACCTAGTACTTCCATCGAGTCTAATTCATTAGGTTGCAAGTTTAAGGGAACGGGTTCATCTGCCTCTTTAGATGATTCCCGAGTAGCATTAGTTGGCAAGAAGGACCCTGCTTCTCTGCTCACTTTGTTACCAACTAAAGCCACTGGTTGACCAGATCCACGAACTGGTGGACAAGCAGCTTCTACTAATAAATGATTATTCTTTTGCTTGGGCTTTGCTTTTGTTTTACGTTCACTACCGAAGCTGCCCAATGATGAATGACTGACTCCCGAGATGGAGTTGCTTCTTAAAGTATCTCCTTTCTGATCCCCCTCTCTCTCACTTCTCTTTCCCTTTAATCCACCATGAGCAGTGCTGTCAAGAGCTGATGTCACCCTTGAGGAAGCGCTTCCAACAACATCATCAATCAGCATTTCCCTCTTCTTTCCCTTAATGAACACAGAGCTACGCTTGGAGGAAGCTTGCTCTGAAGATTGAATGAGACTCTGGAGAGCATCTGATGAACCTCTGTCAATATTATCGCTAAGGGAATCATATCGCTCAGAAGCACTAGAAACAGCACCTGTAGCAGCAGACAGAAACCCAAGTTTCAGTTAAGCTGACATAAATaaacccaaataaaaaaaaagaaagcaaccctaggagttggctcaagtggtaaaggccttggggtatgctcccccagggtctaaggttcaaatcccgttgggtgcaaacaatctctaggggctatCGGACTGGAggatttttttcttgaattacCCAAAGTGtacttgcaggaaactccttgccgagggcctgtgcacccccgggattagtcgggacgttGTTCCTAGAAATCCGatgccaatcaaaaaaataaaccaaaaaattgCTGAAGCTACAGTAGAGAGGGTTTTCTTAAAGAGGCAAAAAAGTTGctcaaaatgaaagagaaaagccAAAGCAAGCAACACTCCCCAAGCGCGAGATTATAAATGTACACCTACAATAAAAGATGACAAGGAATCATAAAAAGATCGAGCAAAGAATTAACTTGACATACCCAATCCCCTGGGTTCGGCTTGGTGGGAAGCTTCATTGCATGTATTACTGGCTGTTCCTGAGCCAACACAGTCAATTGATTTTGCATCATTATTGCCTGGAGGTACAGACAATATTACATCCTGCAGTGCACGCTCACTAAAGCAACCGGTTCCGGTGTGTTCAAATTTTCGACATCTAACAAGGGTGCGCTTGATTAAAGCTAATGCAACTTGTTTTGAAACCTTACGGACCGCACTTTTTGTAGCAGAACTCCCACGGCAAGCCTGGAAAAGATCAATTTCACAGAACTAATGGTTCATGATTCATGAAATGCTCTGATCACATAACTTGTCTGACCAGAATAATCACCTACTATCTATCTATAACATAATTTTCGAAACATGAGCTTTACCCATATTTCTTTTTAGATCGGTGCATGAAGCTTTACTGATATTGGGCCCGTAAGCATATTCTCTcacaattttataattttaatttacaaaaattttaagtatacaggttttaatttttttataagtttcttTTTTGATGTAATAGTTTTATTATCAGCCAATTTTACTTTATTTACCCAAAAAACCCACATGTTCTCtattaaatccaattaaaacgGATGTTTCAGCTCTCTGTCCAATCAAAAAAAGACTCTCCAGTTCTCTATCCGATCCAAGAATAATATCCTTTAAATCTGGAGTATAGGAACTAACTTGTCCAAAAGGCAAATCACAAGGACTATTGTAATATCTAACCCTTTTATTTATGGTATAATAATTCAAGTTATTTAACTTAAGTTACatgtaatatttttcaattaataaaTATACTTATTCTTATGCATCACACAGGTGTACATCACGCATATATGAACAAAGTTTACAATCTGAGATATCAATACTAAGTATGTTAATCTTTAATGTTTAACACCGAAACAAATATCTCCGAGTCCATCCAAGATGCTTCAATCAATTAGGACTTAGCATGATAGATCACATTCccaaccaatttattaaaaaatggatTTAATATGAGATGCAGTTTGAGGGCTAAATAATTATTAGTACCTAGTAATCAAAATTGCAATAGTGACAATATTCATATTACTCTATTTCTAGCTCTTAAACCCGAGTTGAATTCACATGAACCTACAAATTGAACACATCTGCCAAATCAACCTCTGGGTTAGGGAGCAATACTAACGGTATGTTTGGtgaagagaaatttaaaaaacgTGATTTTTTTGGGTGTATTGTTTATTGGGATTTTGTGAAAATAGATAaggaaatttgaataaaagtttCATTTGAAATATGTTTTGATTGGGTTTGTGAAAGTGGATGGGTagagtttaaaaattatttcatatttgtATAAAGAAATTTCTTTGAGGtggtttttgtaaaatttgttttggtttttgtgtttttactTTTCACTGAAATTTGGAGAGATGATTACatggaaagttaaaattgatttttttttttttttattattgaaaaatgtttggatTGAAGTTAAAACAATCTCACCAgttaaccaaacaaggcctaaatgTCTATATGTCGGGACTCAAAATAATTCATAGGTGAGCAGCTTCAAATTTTTtcagtaaaaaaaaatgatgataatgtGTGAAGGGACAGAACTCATTACCAATCGTTTTCGGTAAGCCATCTCAATGAGTTGGTCCATTGCAACTTCCTCCATTTTCCTGTGAATAACAGATATTACTTAAGTCACCAGCTCTGAGCGAAACGCAGGAGCAATGGCAATTGATCAGGGAGGGGTCTTGCGTATCTCCCCattaggggtgtcaaattgtGTTAACGGGTCACTCggcccgttaagcttatcgtgtcaaaatctcaaatcctaacacgattcattaacataacgtgtcgtgtcgtgtcaacccgttttgactcattagtaaatattacgaaatacaTTAATATGACACAATACGACCCATTTCAAACTGTTATGTAAAAGAGTTGAATAGACCTAAAATTAACctatttgacctgattaaatttagcataattttatataaatgttaaaatcacaatatctataaaaaattataaaacgaactataagtccaaaattacaatctaaacaataaaaatatcgaaattaaaattctaacaattttacttttgggtagaaaggtataattgtaactttaactttcttaacgtgtcataacgggtcaaaaAGGGTTGACTctttatcaacccgttaagcaatcgtgtatTAACGGGTCCAcctgttttgacccgaacctGTTAAGACTAAACCTAACCCCGCTATTATTGTGTCGTATTTGTGTTGGATTAATGGGCCGTCGTATagcatattgccacccctactcCCCATAGAGACCAAAAAATAAGGTTACTATCCATTGAACATCCAAAACACTCTTAATCTTACCGCCTTTTGACATCTCCACCCTTCTGAATAGCTTCATCAATTCGCACCAAGTTTTTCATCTTTCTCCCAATCTACCATTCAGTCAACAGcattaaaaatattagataGATGAGGCCAGAAGGATttagaaattggataaaaatatatcGTGAAGAAGCAAAAAAGCTCAAGCAGGGGAACCTGTCGGTACAGTCCTTCCTTAAGTTCCATAATGTCCTGATTAATCACTTCTCCCTCTGCCAGATTAGGCTGCAATCAAGGCAAAAGAACCCCCACATAGAAAGAAATAAACATAAGGAATAAATCATATATGACATCAGAATCAATTTCTGCCATgaaattaattgagaaaatttttaaaatgtattGACACAGATTTCTTACATGATGCTTCCAAAACGAATTAATTCAAGATATCAAAAACCTACCAATGTCTCCGGATATAAGCCAATGCTCTGCAATTCCAACAGTAGCTTGTCATCCAGAGACAACTGCTGATATTGGCAGTTAGAAGACAGGCTGCCAGCATTTAACTCCCCAGGTTGGAGCTGACCAAGATCATTTGAACATATTTCACTGGTATGTCCCAGATCAGAATGTGAAAAGTCATCATTGCCCCGCCACTGTTCAATACTATGGAAGGAACTGGCATTGCTTGGGTTCCTGAATGAATTAGATGTGACACTCTTATCACAAGGGAGTCGGTCTAATAAGTAATTCCTCTGAGTCTGAGAATCCACTCTTGACTCAGCCTCAGATTCCATTCTGTCACAATCTTTGGGTTCAATATCAACCTGGTTACATGAACCACAATGAGAATCATCACTAGCATACTGCAGAGACAAAGTTTTCCCCTCATTTTGGTGGTAAAAATCTTcactttcatcttcttctatcAAAGCCGAAAGAACTCTTTGGTACAATGGAGTAACCCTGTCCCACTTTCTTGAGTCAAATCTTCCGTGTATAGAATCAGTCTCAACTGATTCTTGATGGGAGTGGCTTCTTTGTCTTATACCAGAACAATCACTGGCTTCTTTAAAAATACCAACACCCTGTGAGAATGGAAGAAAATGGAAatccatcaaatttctccaaaAAAATTGTTTCCATTACTTTGTTTTAGGTCGATTGAACCTTCAAATCAACACCTTTTATTTACAAGTGAAACTCAAaatcaacataaatttaatattaccgaGATGTTCAATAGCTATAAAGCCTTTCTATTTTAGGCAAAATGAAAACCATAAAATGAGAGTTTTTTCAAcgtgtaaaaatataaaataaatgttcaAGAAATTAATGCTAATTTCATACCAAGACATTATCATATACAACACCAAACATCTGAGACAAATTCTCATCAAGCTCCTCTGCAAAACTTAGCTGATACAATATCAACAGACGAAAGAAAGCGTAAGTCTCAGTCCTTCAGCTATTTACAAAGTCTAAAGTTCATCCGAGGGTCACAGTAACTACCTGTTGCTTCAAGTAGGACAAATCCTCTGAGCtgacaaaagaaaatatagattCCATTTCATTCCAAAATGGCCCGGAACATGCTAGACCTATAGAAAAAGGATAGTATTTGTGAGAAGCACAAATAATATAGAAGTAAAGCTTTCTGGAAAATAACTAGAATTaggaaatataattaaatacataaagtTGAGCCATACTGCTAGCATTACAAGCAGCATTTGCAGCAGCAAATAGTTCTCCACGGTCGTCATCAGATTCACCTGCAAAATTATAATACCAAAAAATAGCAAAATGTATAATTTTACTCAACAAAATGTGGTTTTTTGCGAAAGTAGTATTCTACTTATTTGATCATCCATCAAAGATAATTAAATGAAAGGCTTTCATAAAATTCTTGTAGAATCAAGGATGAAGTTTTAGCGgtgatgattttttttgttgctaAATAATTAGGGTAGGAGGGGGCAACCAAAGGTGGCAATTTGGGTGTGAACATGATAGCACCCTACCTGCTGAGAAAGGGACAGGAGGGGTTAGGCGGCAGGAAGCCACAAGCATTCCCTCAAGTCAGCTTTGAGCCATAACTTAGGACCCAGCCTCACTAGGAAATTCAATGAATCCTTAGGCTGCTAATACTTTTTTCCATCATTGTAGCTAATactactaatactaatagtctaaggTGAATTCATATTTGCATTCGAACCCCAGACCTAGTACATGCAAAACCCCTTGGGAGTAATCCAAGGACTATTGAGCCACCACCCTTAGTGGTTTTAGCTGTGATGATTTACTTCATAGGTGAGGTCCCTTTCTTgtacaaaaggaaagaaagaaataattaaacATTGAATTAGTAATCCGTTTAAGAAATCAAATTCAAATGGATTTgggaaaaaaaggagagaacaATATAGTCAAAACATAAACCCAAAAAACCATGACTATATATAAGTAACaaggaaggaaggaaaaaagagagaaataaaagagGTTTCTCTTAGAAGACATTGAAATATGTAACAAAAATGCCAGCAAGAAAGCTTCTCCCAAACAAATTACATTGAAATGCAATGACAACAGTCACATGACAATGTGAAGTACATAAAAGACGggtaaaaatttagttataatcTTGCCTCCAAACTTCAATATTTGTGTTGTCTCAAGAAAACACTTCCACATATCAGAAAATGTCTTGAATAGTTTTTTATCCTATaaaaatctgaaatactaaCTTTTGCAGATGAATGAATGAAGATTCATGATCTAATTCAATGTTACCTGTTACATTCGAAGAACCATTGTTTATTATTGGCCCAACACGAATTGAAGCTTTCCGATCTTTCAATTTCTTTGAGGGTGGACGACCTGATTTACTGAATTCCAAGAAAACATTTGTTCAATCAACAATGAAATTTCTCACAAACTAAATAGAATATTCATGTTCTATAAGTAACTAAATAGACAGTTCACATCCCCATTCTTTACTGCACAGAAGCGGAAAAAAGTAGTGTAGaccttttattcttttcagaaCTAGGCCTCATGGTTTGCAGTGGCTTTGTCATTGATAGATTATCCAACTTCTCCCCAGATGGAGGAATTCCTGGCTTTATCAAGGATGAACCCGTTCCACTCCTTCCTTGTCTCTGAACGCCTTCTCCAGTTTCATTACctggcattttatttttttttgtgggcAACACAAATATGCCAGCTTTATGAGTTGCAACCAAAGGGACATTGCCATTATCTATCCCTTTCTCTCTCAATTTGGTTTCGCCAACACCTGATTCTTCACTTTCAGAAAGCCCAAATGGAGATGAAACATTCTCAGGTTCCCTCTTAACTTTTAGGGTACTGTTATCTACACTGCCGGCCAAGAGTGATGCACTGGTCCCAAGAGACGAAGTTTTTGCACTAAAATCAGTACTTGTAAGGCTTTGAGATGAAATCTGACTTTCAGCATGGTTTGAGACAGGAGAAACTAAGTTTGCTCTCCTCGTGCGTGAGTTTTTATGTGGTCTCTGACCAACCCACTGGGTCATAGGATGTATTGATGAACCACTGGATATTGTACGCCTTTGGTTATTTGTCACACGCACAACTGGAACTTTATGTAAACCTGTACTTTGTTCCCAGCCTTGAATGGCCCCAGTTGAATGGTAAACATTAGGAGATGAGTCTAGCCCCATCACTGAACCAGTTCGTGGTGCCCGAGAAACCTTCCCTTTTACCATTGTATTAGGATGGCCTGCTGGAATATCCTCCTGAATATTTGACCTAATATATAAagccacaaaaataaaaaaacatcatAACCACCACAAAATGAAATGCATGAGTGTTGAAAATGTCAAGGCAATCAGATGCAGAACATGATGGCTTTCAATCATATTAAGTGATTCTGAGACTCCACTTGAGACTGTTAGAATGATAGTATCAAAGAAGAAAATACTTACTTATTGTTTCCTTTTGCTAAAAGTCTTTGTTCCAATACAACCGTACGGTCCCTTGGAAGTAGGGCATGTTCCAGCTCATTCCTGACTACTGCACAAGCATCTGAACATGTAGCCTCAAAAGAACCATCCACCTTGTTGATTCCACTAACTCCTGGGGAAGATTTCAATCTGCAATAGATGAAAAGCCTAAGAACAGAACAGacttgttcatttttttttcttccactttctgtttctttttcattGTTAGATAATACATGGAAAAATTTTGACTAACTGCAAAACAATGCCTGAACCAGCAAAAAACAGAAAGTTGACTACTAAGTAAATTGCAGTGGCAATATTCTTGGCATTTAACTGTGActaccaacaaaagaaaagagggaTCAAAAGCAACAACATTAGTTCGGGATATATAGGCCATAGGGGTAACCAACAATAGTAAGATTCATACCTTAGTGATCCAAAACTTGCCAGCTAAGTCACCTAAATATCAGTAAGGTTGTTTCAAGTGCAGGATATAATTTCATCTTTCAAAGATAACACAAAGGACATGGACAATTACTGTGGCTCTATATTCTAGCAATATTATAAGACAAAGACGGACCAAGTTTTCTGCACCAACTCCCCTTTTGGACTAGTAACTAACATGCACATCAAATGGATTTTGAAAACATGACTTTACAGCCGATTGGCAAAGCTTCAAGAAAAATTAACCGTCATAAAGAATACAAAATCAAGTAACAGTGACGAGAACAATGAACTCAAGCTAGTTGGCCAATTAATGCCATGTGAGGTTCACGTCACATTGGCATTACTTGAATCTGTCACTGATTTTACAGTTCTGCAGAAATATTTCGAGAACATAGAACAATATGTATAGTTCTATAACAAGAAAAACCACTTGTAGCAAAGGTTCTCTGAGCAGCAAACAACTTAAGCATTTTCTTGCACAATCTACCAAATTATATCCAAGGAAATGAACTAAaacaaagaataataaaaaaaatgaaaaaaatatattcaattaaGATTTCGAAACAACCTGATTACAAAAAGCAGCTGATGAAAGTGAACAAGAAACCTCAGcaccaataaataaataaaacacagaaAATTTTCCCAATATTTTAGTTTTGGCTAATATATTGGAGTGTAAGATTGCTTCACTGACGCTGAAGTATCTGGGTCTTCCCTTGGGGGCTCCTCACAAATCGGTTTTGATTTGGGATGGGGttattgagaagattgagagaAGGTTGGCTGGATGGAGAAAGTTATATTTGTCTAAAGGGGGAAGAATTACTTTGATAAAGAGTACGTTGTCTAATCTTCCGATgtattttctttcacttttcccTTTGCCGGCTGGGGTTGCTAGTAGAATTGAGAAAATTTATCGTAATTTCTCATGGGGAGGTATAGGAGAGGAAAAGaagtttcatttggttagtTGGAATAACATGTGTCAACCGGTTTCTTGTGATGGTTTGGGGATGAGAAATTTGAGGTTGTTTAATATAGCACTTCTTggaaaatggctttggagatatcacGAAGAAAGAAATGCTTTATggaagaatgttgttgctgttaAATATGTGAGTGGATGGGGGGAGTGGTGTACTAATGATGTTAGAGGAGCATATGGGGTGAGTTTATGGAAGGGCATTAGGAGAGGTTGGGGGGAGTTTtctaaacatattaaatttaaggtGGGGAAAGGGAGGAGGATTCTCTTTTGGCATGGCATTTGGGGTGGGGAATCAgctttaaaattagattttccATCTCTTTACAGGATTGCAAGGAATCAAAATGCTGCTGTGGTTGATTATCTTCAATGTACAGATAATAATATTCTTTGGAATGTGGACTTTATTAGAAATGTAAATGACTGGGAAGTGAATGCTGTTTCATATTTTCTGGGAAGAATTTATAATTCTAAAGTGATGCAAGGAAGAGAGGACAGGCTTTTCTGGGATCATGCTGGAAACTTCAGGTTTTCAGTCAGTTCTTTTTATAAGGTGCTTAATTGTCCCCTGGAAAAGCATTTGGAGGGTGAAAGTACCTTCTAATGTGGCATTCTTTGGTTGGGTGGTTGCTCTTAGGAAAGTATTGACCATGGATAACCTTAGAAAACATGGTTGGTGTTTAGCTGATTGGTGTGTCATTTGTAAGAAGGATGGTGAATTTGTTAATCATCTttttttacattgtgaggtggcaaaatctttgtgggatgaggttcTTGGTCAGACGGTTATCTTGGGTGATGCACAAGGAAGTTGTGGATCTCCTTGCATGGTGTGGTTTTGAGGCAAGGAAAAGTGTTGCTGCCAGATGAAGAATGATTCCCTTGTGTCTACTGTGGTGTATATGGCTGGAAAGGAATGGAAGATGCTTTGAAGATAAAGAGCAATCTATTTCTATCGTAGTTTCCTACTTTCTAGTAtgtagtaggtatttcctttatatacttcctgtgtacttgagtTGTGCCTATGcttggtaataaaattcttattaactatcaaaaaaaaaaaaaattcccaatATACACTTTAGTCACTTCCGAGCTATATCTGAATGAAGAGATAATCAATAAccaattatttattatagatCTTAAATAAAATACCTGAAACCATGAGTGTCACAAGATCGCAATTTAGAATCAAGATTCAGTTTTGGATGTACAGCTCGTTTTGTGTCCCGCTCACCAGTCACTACTCTATTACCTACAGCTCCAACAGAACGtttcttctttacttttttatcCAATCCTTCACCACCGGCAAGCAGTCGGCGAGTCTTTTCTTCAATCCGAACAGAAACCCCGCTAGCTGCCTGGAGTAGATCTCCATCCTTTTCTGTGACCATCTGCTGCCTTGAGGTTGCAGCAGGCCTACCATCTGCCTGGTTGTATTGACAAAACAGAACAGAATcttaaaaaaaagggaaaaaacttGCATTGATCCCTTAGGAAAGCATAgtctaaatatatgaaatattcaTAACTCCAATATTACTTACAGTAGAGGTTGAAGAAACAAAGGCTCCAATAATttttaaggggaaaaaaaaaaaaacttaaatttcaACATGCAAAATATCTGGTTGTGTTTTTAGGCAC is a window from the Carya illinoinensis cultivar Pawnee chromosome 14, C.illinoinensisPawnee_v1, whole genome shotgun sequence genome containing:
- the LOC122294076 gene encoding uncharacterized protein LOC122294076, encoding MFNSGINLIRGSATPSPDMPPLPQCLPLDPIILGSQKYTRSGELRRLLGVPPGSTSEDHSFGVAHPKPPPPVATEELKHIKESVQDASKKARDRAKLLRESILKLDKYRDALSSKKRQRSDLSSSERSSGVKLAKMGSQVHRNSNDSVSQRLEDKTKSIGINKRVRTSVADERADGRPAATSRQQMVTEKDGDLLQAASGVSVRIEEKTRRLLAGGEGLDKKVKKKRSVGAVGNRVVTGERDTKRAVHPKLNLDSKLRSCDTHGFRLKSSPGVSGINKVDGSFEATCSDACAVVRNELEHALLPRDRTVVLEQRLLAKGNNKSNIQEDIPAGHPNTMVKGKVSRAPRTGSVMGLDSSPNVYHSTGAIQGWEQSTGLHKVPVVRVTNNQRRTISSGSSIHPMTQWVGQRPHKNSRTRRANLVSPVSNHAESQISSQSLTSTDFSAKTSSLGTSASLLAGSVDNSTLKVKREPENVSSPFGLSESEESGVGETKLREKGIDNGNVPLVATHKAGIFVLPTKKNKMPGNETGEGVQRQGRSGTGSSLIKPGIPPSGEKLDNLSMTKPLQTMRPSSEKNKSKSGRPPSKKLKDRKASIRVGPIINNGSSNVTGESDDDRGELFAAANAACNASSLACSGPFWNEMESIFSFVSSEDLSYLKQQLSFAEELDENLSQMFGVVYDNVLGVGIFKEASDCSGIRQRSHSHQESVETDSIHGRFDSRKWDRVTPLYQRVLSALIEEDESEDFYHQNEGKTLSLQYASDDSHCGSCNQVDIEPKDCDRMESEAESRVDSQTQRNYLLDRLPCDKSVTSNSFRNPSNASSFHSIEQWRGNDDFSHSDLGHTSEICSNDLGQLQPGELNAGSLSSNCQYQQLSLDDKLLLELQSIGLYPETLPNLAEGEVINQDIMELKEGLYRQIGRKMKNLVRIDEAIQKGGDVKRRKMEEVAMDQLIEMAYRKRLACRGSSATKSAVRKVSKQVALALIKRTLVRCRKFEHTGTGCFSERALQDVILSVPPGNNDAKSIDCVGSGTASNTCNEASHQAEPRGLGAVSSASERYDSLSDNIDRGSSDALQSLIQSSEQASSKRSSVFIKGKKREMLIDDVVGSASSRVTSALDSTAHGGLKGKRSEREGDQKGDTLRSNSISGVSHSSLGSFGSERKTKAKPKQKNNHLLVEAACPPVRGSGQPVALVGNKVSREAGSFLPTNATRESSKEADEPVPLNLQPNELDSMEVLGVDGHQDFSSWLDFDEDGLQDLDSIGLEIPMDDLSDLKMLI